In Thermovenabulum gondwanense, one genomic interval encodes:
- a CDS encoding IclR family transcriptional regulator, translated as MENKNLVKSVIKALEIIELLNVEGELSIKEISTKLELEKTTVHRLITTLKEKGYVIQNDKDRRYSNSFKLFELGNRTIERLGLRRQAQPYLEELAEKSHETVNLAILDGKYVMYIDKIESSETIKVALEIGKKLPCYCTGLGKAILAYMSEQKVLELLKSEPLKEFTPNTITDLSKLMRELRKIREQGYSVDNEEYVQGLICVASPIINKQGEPIAAMSIAIPKYRIEEGKKDLDYFASLVKETAQKFSKELWSFSKPPLTNKNR; from the coding sequence ATGGAAAATAAAAATTTAGTAAAGTCGGTAATAAAAGCCCTTGAGATAATTGAGCTTCTTAATGTAGAAGGAGAACTCAGCATTAAAGAGATAAGTACAAAACTTGAGTTAGAAAAAACCACCGTCCACCGATTAATAACAACCTTAAAAGAAAAAGGGTATGTAATTCAAAACGATAAAGACCGGAGATATTCTAATAGTTTCAAACTGTTTGAATTAGGTAATAGGACAATTGAAAGGTTGGGATTAAGACGTCAGGCACAGCCTTATTTGGAAGAGCTTGCTGAAAAAAGCCATGAAACGGTAAATCTAGCAATTCTAGATGGAAAATATGTAATGTACATTGATAAAATTGAAAGCAGTGAAACTATAAAAGTAGCATTGGAAATTGGTAAAAAGCTCCCGTGCTATTGTACAGGTTTGGGTAAAGCTATACTGGCTTATATGAGCGAGCAAAAGGTTCTGGAGCTTTTAAAAAGCGAACCCCTGAAAGAATTTACTCCAAATACTATTACCGATTTGAGTAAATTAATGCGAGAATTGAGAAAAATTAGAGAACAAGGATACAGTGTAGATAATGAAGAATATGTGCAAGGTTTAATATGCGTTGCTTCACCTATTATTAATAAGCAGGGAGAACCAATTGCAGCCATGAGCATTGCTATACCAAAGTATAGAATCGAAGAAGGGAAAAAGGACTTAGACTATTTTGCTTCTCTGGTAAAGGAGACAGCTCAAAAATTTTCAAAAGAGCTCTGGAGTTTTTCTAAACCCCCCTTGACAAATAAGAATCGATAG